A section of the Pyxidicoccus xibeiensis genome encodes:
- a CDS encoding sigma-70 family RNA polymerase sigma factor, protein MDERKWLAERFEAHRTHLRGVAYRMLGSLSEAEDAVQESWLHLSRADTSGVQNLNGWLTTVVARVCLDMLRSRRARREEEVQGEQAHEPMDVPSDGKDAEHEMQMADSVGLALLVVLEALTPAERIAFVLHDMFAVSFDEIAPIVGRSSTAARQLASRARRRVQGVEPLPETELTRQRGIVGAFLAATRAGDFDALVAVLDPDAVVRTDGATTPTGMPNEVRGARNVARQSISNAERARVSELALINGAVGLVMAPQGRLRLVLRFTLTQERIAAIEVIADPARLGQLDLAVLDA, encoded by the coding sequence ATGGACGAAAGGAAGTGGCTGGCGGAGCGGTTCGAGGCCCACCGGACCCACCTGCGGGGCGTGGCCTACCGGATGCTCGGCTCGCTCAGTGAGGCGGAGGATGCCGTCCAGGAGTCCTGGCTCCACCTCAGCCGCGCCGACACGAGCGGCGTCCAGAACCTGAATGGCTGGCTGACGACCGTGGTCGCCCGGGTGTGCCTGGACATGCTGCGCTCCCGCCGCGCCCGCCGTGAAGAAGAGGTCCAGGGGGAGCAGGCTCACGAGCCGATGGACGTCCCCTCGGACGGGAAGGACGCCGAGCACGAGATGCAGATGGCCGACTCGGTGGGGCTCGCGCTGCTCGTGGTGCTCGAGGCCCTGACGCCCGCCGAGCGCATCGCCTTCGTGCTGCACGACATGTTCGCCGTGTCCTTCGATGAGATTGCCCCCATCGTGGGGCGCTCGTCGACGGCGGCGCGGCAGCTCGCCAGCCGCGCGCGCCGCCGGGTCCAGGGCGTGGAACCGCTTCCCGAGACCGAGCTCACCCGCCAGCGCGGCATCGTCGGCGCCTTCCTCGCGGCCACGCGCGCCGGTGACTTCGACGCGCTCGTCGCGGTGCTCGACCCGGACGCAGTGGTCCGCACCGACGGCGCCACCACGCCGACGGGGATGCCGAACGAGGTCCGCGGGGCGCGGAACGTGGCCCGGCAGTCGATTTCCAATGCCGAGCGCGCCCGGGTCTCCGAGCTGGCGCTCATCAATGGAGCGGTGGGGCTCGTGATGGCGCCGCAGGGCCGGCTGCGCCTGGTGCTTCGCTTCACGCTGACCCAGGAGCGGATTGCCGCAATCGAGGTGATTGCCGACCCTGCGCGCCTCGGTCAGCTGGACCTGGCGGTGCTCGACGCCTGA
- a CDS encoding ATP-binding protein produces the protein MTLELGSLVAASVAYLLLLFLVAYAAERGLIPARITQHPLVYSLALGVYATSWSYFGSVGYAARHGFRYLGIYLGVTLACLLVPVLWRPMLRLTRELQLTSLADVLAFRYPGQSTGTAVTLFVLAGSLPYLALQVRAVVESAKVLSPNASPTAIGLGFCLVLIGFSVLFGARHLTPRERHEGLMLAIAFESAVKVVALVAVGVWAVFSVFGGVDGLLAWLDAHPEAVEGLKRPARDASWAPLLVLSCAAAFLTPRSYHVAFTEAPERDALSTATWAFPLVLLVMNLVVPVVLWSGDALGLPWPADFHVLAVPASRGATGLALVAFLGGISAASAMVIVTTLAVAPMCLTHLVLPLGYARGQPHLYGWLLWARRLLIAIIILAGYGFYRLLDTRGTGLVDLGLVSFVGVAQFAPGVLGLLFWKRGTRPGLLAGLGVGAAAWAVTLVVPLWASPGVVAWTHRMAELLGFPSGEPWGFSTFASLSLNTLAFVGVSLATRQSPEEAEAARACTREAPALTSGGVVAGSPEEFRQRLAPLLGEEAAAAEVDRALAMLSLPSDERRPAELRRLRDAVERNLSGLIGPVLARLAVEEALRLEPGARMALAEQLRFVEERLRDARVMQGAPVLALEAVRRYLRHVLEDLPLGVCAVGPDGEVVIWNAALERLSGVEPGAVRGHALAALPEPWGTLLSGFASGAEGDTEARITVAGGERILRLHRSRLEGGSTSEGMALLVEDLTERKAVDARLAHQDRLASLGRVAAGVAHEIGNPLTAIASLAQNLKYELEDADAVRERVGLILQQCRRIDAIVRTLVGFSHAGTVGGEARPFTRVAVGPLLAEAVQLARLARGSRKDRGLRFEHRCREGLEVRGDAQRLEQVLVNLLTNAIDASPEGGLVELEAEADDAGVHVRVSDRGHGIPPELAQRIFEPFFTTKQPGEGTGLGLALVAGIVREHGGVMRVDSRPGGGTSVTVSLPEARQEPLSARPARGALA, from the coding sequence ATGACACTTGAGCTGGGCTCGCTCGTCGCGGCGTCCGTCGCGTACCTGCTCCTGCTCTTCCTCGTCGCCTACGCCGCGGAGCGGGGCCTCATCCCCGCGCGCATCACCCAGCACCCGCTGGTGTACTCGCTGGCACTGGGCGTGTACGCCACGTCCTGGTCCTACTTCGGCAGCGTGGGGTATGCGGCCCGGCACGGCTTCCGCTACCTGGGCATCTACCTGGGCGTCACGCTGGCCTGCCTGCTCGTCCCCGTGCTGTGGCGCCCGATGCTGCGGCTCACGCGCGAGCTGCAGCTCACCTCGCTGGCGGACGTGCTGGCCTTCCGCTACCCGGGCCAGTCCACCGGCACGGCGGTGACGCTGTTCGTGCTGGCCGGCAGCCTGCCCTACCTGGCGCTGCAGGTGCGCGCCGTCGTCGAGTCCGCGAAGGTGCTCAGCCCCAACGCCTCGCCCACGGCGATTGGCCTGGGCTTCTGCCTCGTGCTCATCGGCTTCTCCGTGCTCTTCGGCGCGCGGCACCTCACCCCGAGGGAGCGGCACGAGGGGCTGATGCTGGCCATCGCCTTCGAGTCGGCGGTGAAGGTGGTGGCGCTGGTGGCGGTAGGTGTGTGGGCGGTGTTCTCCGTGTTCGGCGGCGTGGACGGGCTGCTTGCCTGGCTGGACGCGCACCCGGAGGCGGTGGAGGGGCTGAAGCGCCCCGCGCGCGACGCGTCCTGGGCGCCGCTGCTGGTGCTGTCGTGCGCGGCGGCCTTCCTCACGCCCCGCAGCTACCACGTGGCCTTCACCGAGGCGCCGGAGCGGGACGCGCTCTCCACGGCCACGTGGGCCTTCCCGCTGGTGCTGCTGGTGATGAACCTGGTGGTGCCGGTGGTGCTGTGGAGCGGCGACGCGCTGGGGCTGCCCTGGCCCGCGGACTTCCACGTGCTGGCGGTGCCTGCGTCGCGTGGGGCCACGGGGCTGGCGCTGGTGGCCTTCCTCGGCGGCATCTCCGCGGCGAGCGCCATGGTCATCGTCACCACGCTGGCGGTGGCGCCCATGTGCCTGACGCACCTGGTGCTGCCGTTGGGGTACGCGCGCGGCCAGCCACACCTGTACGGCTGGCTGCTGTGGGCGCGCCGGCTGCTCATCGCCATCATCATCCTGGCGGGCTACGGCTTCTACCGGCTGCTGGACACGCGCGGCACGGGGCTGGTGGACCTGGGGCTGGTGTCCTTCGTGGGCGTGGCGCAGTTCGCTCCCGGAGTGCTGGGGCTCCTCTTCTGGAAGCGAGGCACGCGGCCGGGCTTGCTGGCGGGACTGGGCGTGGGGGCCGCGGCGTGGGCGGTGACGCTGGTGGTGCCGCTGTGGGCCTCGCCCGGCGTGGTGGCCTGGACGCACCGCATGGCGGAGCTGCTGGGCTTCCCGTCGGGAGAGCCGTGGGGCTTCTCCACCTTCGCGTCGCTGTCGCTGAACACGCTGGCCTTCGTGGGTGTGTCCCTGGCCACGCGGCAGTCGCCCGAGGAGGCGGAGGCCGCGCGGGCCTGCACGCGTGAAGCGCCCGCGCTGACCTCGGGAGGCGTGGTGGCGGGCTCGCCGGAGGAGTTCCGCCAGCGGCTGGCACCCCTGCTGGGCGAGGAGGCCGCGGCGGCGGAGGTGGACCGCGCCCTGGCGATGCTGAGTCTGCCCTCGGACGAGCGGCGGCCCGCGGAGCTGCGCCGGCTGCGCGACGCGGTGGAGCGCAACCTGTCGGGCCTCATCGGCCCGGTGCTGGCGCGGCTCGCGGTGGAGGAGGCGCTGCGCCTGGAGCCCGGGGCGCGCATGGCGCTGGCCGAGCAGCTGCGCTTCGTGGAGGAGCGGCTGCGGGACGCGAGGGTGATGCAGGGGGCGCCCGTCCTCGCGCTGGAGGCCGTGCGCCGCTACCTGCGCCACGTCCTGGAGGACCTGCCCCTGGGCGTCTGCGCGGTGGGGCCGGACGGCGAGGTGGTCATCTGGAACGCGGCGCTGGAGCGGCTGTCGGGCGTGGAGCCGGGCGCGGTGCGAGGCCATGCGCTGGCCGCGCTGCCGGAGCCGTGGGGCACGCTGCTGTCGGGCTTCGCCTCGGGGGCGGAGGGAGACACGGAGGCGCGCATCACGGTGGCGGGAGGCGAGCGCATCCTCCGGCTGCACCGCTCGCGGCTGGAAGGCGGGAGCACGTCGGAGGGCATGGCGCTGCTGGTGGAGGACCTGACGGAGCGCAAGGCGGTGGACGCGCGGCTGGCGCACCAGGACCGGCTGGCGTCGCTGGGCCGGGTGGCGGCGGGCGTGGCGCACGAGATTGGCAACCCGCTGACGGCGATTGCCAGCCTGGCGCAGAACCTCAAGTACGAGCTGGAGGACGCGGACGCGGTGCGAGAGCGCGTGGGCCTCATCCTCCAGCAGTGCCGGCGCATCGACGCGATTGTCCGGACACTGGTGGGCTTCAGCCATGCGGGCACGGTGGGCGGGGAGGCCCGGCCCTTCACCCGGGTGGCGGTGGGCCCGCTGCTGGCGGAGGCGGTGCAGCTGGCGAGGCTGGCGCGCGGCTCCCGGAAGGACCGCGGCCTGCGCTTCGAGCACCGCTGCCGGGAAGGGCTGGAGGTGCGCGGCGATGCGCAGCGGCTGGAGCAGGTGCTGGTCAATCTCCTGACGAATGCCATCGACGCCTCGCCCGAGGGCGGGCTGGTGGAACTGGAAGCGGAAGCCGACGACGCGGGGGTGCACGTGCGGGTATCGGACCGGGGCCATGGGATTCCGCCGGAGCTGGCGCAGCGCATCTTCGAGCCCTTCTTCACGACGAAGCAGCCTGGGGAGGGCACGGGCCTGGGGCTCGCGCTGGTGGCGGGAATCGTGCGGGAGCACGGAGGCGTGATGCGGGTGGACAGCCGGCCGGGGGGAGGCACTAGCGTCACGGTGAGCCTGCCGGAGGCGCGCCAGGAGCCGCTGAGCGCGCGTCCCGCTCGGGGGGCCCTGGCATGA
- a CDS encoding sigma-54-dependent transcriptional regulator, with protein sequence MSRILVIEDEPIIRTELRRLLVRAGHDVSEAGSVQEASVDYALDSFDLVLSDLRLPGAPGTDVIAMCPGVPVLIMTSYATVKSAVDAMKLGAVDYIAKPFDHDELLMQVERVLREGKLTRQNAALKREVEQAYSVGGMVGTCAAMREVFERIRKVAPSPATVLVLGESGTGKELVARAIHAQSPRTDGPLVAVNCAAIPEGLLESELFGHEKGAFTGAQAAHAGLVEAAHGGTLFLDEIGELPAAAQARLLRMLQDGEVRRVGSTRPRKVDVRIVAATHRDLPRRVQEGAFRQDLYFRLRVVEIRLPPLRERGEDLPALAKYLLERACRKLGRTPATFSPEALLALTSHPWPGNVRELENAIERAVILADGPVVTPDLLALELPGGAEATVAEVPEASDSTAEEADGSPDSMEEYFRRFVLEHQEHMGETELAKRLGISRKALWEKRQKLGIPRTRA encoded by the coding sequence ATGAGTCGCATCCTGGTCATCGAGGACGAGCCCATCATCCGCACGGAGCTGCGCCGGCTGCTGGTGCGCGCGGGGCACGACGTGTCGGAGGCGGGCTCGGTGCAGGAGGCGTCGGTCGACTACGCGCTGGACTCGTTCGACCTGGTGCTGTCGGACCTGCGGCTGCCGGGCGCTCCGGGCACGGACGTCATCGCGATGTGTCCCGGTGTGCCGGTGCTCATCATGACGAGCTACGCCACGGTGAAGTCGGCGGTGGACGCGATGAAGCTGGGCGCGGTGGACTACATCGCCAAGCCGTTCGACCACGACGAGCTGCTGATGCAGGTGGAGCGGGTGCTGCGCGAGGGGAAGCTGACGCGGCAGAACGCGGCGCTGAAGCGCGAGGTGGAGCAGGCGTACTCGGTGGGAGGAATGGTGGGCACCTGCGCGGCCATGCGCGAGGTGTTCGAGCGCATCCGCAAGGTGGCCCCCTCCCCTGCCACGGTGCTGGTGCTGGGCGAGTCCGGCACGGGCAAGGAGCTGGTGGCGCGGGCCATCCACGCCCAGAGTCCCCGGACGGACGGGCCACTGGTGGCGGTGAACTGCGCGGCGATTCCAGAGGGGCTGCTGGAGAGCGAGCTGTTCGGCCACGAGAAGGGCGCCTTCACCGGGGCGCAGGCGGCGCATGCGGGGCTGGTGGAGGCGGCCCACGGCGGCACGCTCTTCCTCGACGAGATTGGCGAGCTGCCGGCGGCCGCGCAGGCACGCCTCCTGCGCATGCTGCAGGACGGAGAGGTGCGGCGGGTGGGCTCGACGCGGCCGCGCAAGGTGGACGTGCGGATTGTCGCGGCGACCCACCGGGACCTGCCCCGCCGGGTGCAGGAGGGGGCGTTCCGGCAGGACCTCTACTTCCGGCTGCGGGTGGTGGAGATTCGACTTCCGCCGCTGCGGGAGCGCGGAGAGGACCTGCCCGCGCTGGCGAAGTACCTGCTGGAGCGGGCGTGCCGGAAGCTGGGCCGGACACCGGCGACGTTCTCCCCGGAGGCGCTGCTGGCGCTGACCTCGCACCCCTGGCCCGGCAACGTGCGCGAGCTGGAGAACGCGATTGAGCGCGCGGTCATCCTCGCGGACGGGCCGGTGGTGACACCGGACCTGCTGGCGCTGGAGCTGCCGGGGGGCGCGGAGGCCACGGTTGCCGAGGTGCCCGAGGCCAGCGACAGCACTGCCGAGGAGGCGGACGGCTCACCCGACTCGATGGAGGAGTACTTCCGCCGCTTCGTCCTGGAGCACCAGGAGCACATGGGCGAGACGGAGCTGGCGAAGCGGCTGGGTATCAGCCGCAAGGCGCTGTGGGAGAAGCGCCAGAAGCTCGGCATCCCCCGCACGCGCGCGTGA
- a CDS encoding serine/threonine protein kinase, which produces MNPARLPPGTQVGPWRVVDRRGIGTYGAVYLAVDIEHDAPSPVALKLALYPRDTRFPREEELLSRIHHPAVPRLWGSGHWKDAKGTRYPYLAMEWVEGMSLYAWAHSNPPTSRQALKLLAVLARALEATHVAGGVHRDVKGDNVLVRHSDGRVFLTDFGSGHFLGAATLTPPPFPPGTPNYRSPEAWRHVLRRQGDMSVPYAPGPADDVFALGVTAYHLVTEEYPVSVDATDEASRRWYLEGIPPLSPRARNSRCSEELSALVSRMIAIEPEARGSAGELAVALERAARGAGPDADVPLFVRQELARGGVQPTLRPQGEHWRPRLAAASLGAAFALGVAWMQSRPTKEEPTELHALAQEESRDGGTVAVGDSVLTAPVAPERAPFAWSSIALEIPPNPIPGQRRADSSGRCPGSMQIPINGGCWRKVPPTDQKKCDEDTYLYKGACYMPVLSPPRPATSRPGSHDGGQ; this is translated from the coding sequence ATGAATCCAGCACGTCTTCCCCCGGGTACCCAGGTGGGCCCGTGGCGCGTTGTAGACCGGCGCGGCATTGGCACCTACGGGGCCGTCTACCTCGCGGTGGATATCGAGCACGACGCACCGAGCCCTGTGGCCCTCAAGCTGGCCCTCTACCCTCGTGACACCCGCTTCCCCCGTGAGGAGGAGCTGCTCTCCCGCATCCATCATCCGGCCGTCCCCCGGCTGTGGGGCTCAGGGCACTGGAAGGATGCGAAGGGCACGCGCTACCCCTACCTCGCCATGGAGTGGGTGGAGGGCATGTCGCTGTATGCCTGGGCGCATAGCAACCCGCCCACTTCTCGTCAGGCACTGAAGCTGCTCGCGGTCCTGGCGCGGGCACTGGAGGCCACCCATGTCGCCGGAGGGGTGCACCGTGACGTGAAGGGCGACAACGTGCTGGTGCGGCACTCGGACGGCCGCGTCTTCCTCACCGACTTCGGCTCCGGGCATTTCCTGGGCGCCGCCACGCTGACCCCGCCGCCGTTTCCTCCTGGCACGCCGAACTACCGCTCCCCGGAGGCTTGGAGGCACGTGCTTCGCCGCCAGGGAGACATGTCGGTGCCGTATGCACCCGGGCCCGCGGATGATGTCTTCGCGCTGGGTGTCACCGCGTATCACCTGGTGACTGAGGAGTACCCCGTATCGGTGGACGCGACGGACGAGGCTTCACGCCGCTGGTACCTGGAGGGCATTCCGCCCCTGTCTCCGCGTGCGCGCAACAGCCGGTGCAGCGAGGAGTTGAGTGCCCTCGTGTCACGGATGATCGCGATTGAGCCGGAGGCGCGCGGCAGTGCCGGCGAGCTCGCGGTGGCGCTGGAGCGGGCTGCCCGGGGTGCGGGACCCGATGCGGATGTGCCGCTCTTTGTCCGGCAGGAGCTTGCGCGTGGAGGCGTGCAGCCAACTCTTCGGCCCCAGGGGGAGCATTGGCGCCCCAGGCTCGCGGCGGCCAGCCTGGGAGCGGCGTTCGCGTTGGGAGTCGCGTGGATGCAGAGCAGGCCTACGAAAGAGGAGCCCACAGAGCTCCACGCGTTGGCACAGGAGGAGTCGAGGGATGGTGGCACTGTCGCGGTGGGCGACTCTGTGTTGACAGCCCCGGTAGCTCCTGAGCGAGCCCCCTTCGCGTGGTCGTCCATCGCACTGGAGATACCGCCGAATCCCATTCCAGGGCAGCGGCGTGCAGACTCCAGCGGCCGTTGTCCCGGCAGTATGCAAATTCCCATCAACGGCGGTTGTTGGCGGAAGGTTCCCCCGACGGACCAGAAGAAATGCGACGAGGACACCTACCTGTACAAGGGCGCGTGCTACATGCCCGTCCTCTCCCCCCCGCGCCCCGCGACCTCACGTCCTGGCAGTCACGATGGCGGCCAATAG
- a CDS encoding ArnT family glycosyltransferase → MKLCLVLLGVSAGVRLALALGTDVYFDTAYYWQWARHPAWGYFDHPPMVAWLIAALGIHGTALLCGAGTVAAVWGLARDVHGSREAAWRAAALWSVAPVGVVAGAWATPDSPLLLFWTLALWALWRERWLWAGLACGLALLSKYPAVLLGLAFLAAAARARRLPAGAWGTAALAALCFVPVVLWNARHEWVGFAFQLKHGLGGRGGWATFGEYLGGQLALGGPVLFPLALVYAVRGPREQFLVRMAAVVPLLFFGYAAARTRGEANWPAAAYLAACVGVAGMRPVWQRLVAGTGLAVVLAVGTHLFIPVLRFERDTALWRTHGWSVLRELANPERLFPGADARNVAAIYAPNYQLASQVARYTGAVTDTGAPARYSQYDLWPDPAIAPGQDVLWVGEGGPNPPDDLVSRFTSVEGPVELGGDFRERRLHTYLVWWLRGLKPVPPPQQ, encoded by the coding sequence ATGAAGCTCTGCCTCGTCCTGCTCGGGGTGTCGGCGGGGGTGCGGCTCGCGCTGGCCCTGGGCACGGACGTCTACTTCGACACCGCGTACTACTGGCAGTGGGCCCGGCATCCGGCGTGGGGGTACTTCGACCACCCGCCCATGGTGGCGTGGCTCATCGCGGCGCTCGGCATCCACGGCACGGCGCTGCTGTGTGGCGCGGGCACGGTGGCCGCGGTGTGGGGCCTGGCGCGCGACGTCCACGGCAGCCGCGAGGCGGCCTGGCGCGCGGCGGCGCTGTGGAGCGTGGCGCCCGTCGGCGTGGTGGCGGGAGCCTGGGCCACGCCGGACTCGCCGCTGCTCCTCTTCTGGACGCTGGCGCTGTGGGCGCTGTGGCGCGAGCGCTGGCTCTGGGCGGGCCTGGCCTGCGGGCTGGCGCTGCTGTCGAAGTACCCGGCGGTGCTGCTGGGCCTGGCCTTCCTGGCCGCGGCGGCGAGGGCCCGGAGGCTGCCGGCGGGCGCCTGGGGCACGGCCGCGCTGGCCGCGCTGTGCTTCGTCCCGGTGGTGCTGTGGAACGCCCGGCACGAGTGGGTGGGCTTCGCCTTCCAGCTCAAGCACGGCCTGGGCGGGCGGGGCGGGTGGGCCACCTTTGGTGAGTACCTCGGCGGGCAGCTGGCGCTGGGAGGCCCGGTGCTGTTCCCCCTGGCGCTGGTGTACGCGGTGCGCGGCCCGCGAGAGCAGTTCCTCGTCCGGATGGCGGCGGTGGTGCCGCTGCTCTTCTTCGGCTACGCGGCGGCGCGCACGCGGGGCGAGGCCAACTGGCCCGCGGCGGCGTACCTGGCCGCGTGCGTGGGCGTGGCGGGCATGCGCCCGGTCTGGCAGCGCCTGGTGGCGGGCACGGGCCTCGCGGTGGTGCTGGCGGTGGGCACACACCTCTTCATCCCGGTGCTGCGCTTCGAGCGCGACACCGCGCTGTGGCGCACGCACGGCTGGAGCGTGCTGCGCGAGCTGGCCAACCCGGAGCGGCTGTTCCCCGGCGCCGACGCGCGCAACGTGGCCGCCATCTACGCGCCCAACTACCAGCTCGCCTCGCAGGTGGCGCGCTACACGGGCGCGGTGACGGACACCGGCGCCCCCGCACGCTACAGCCAGTACGACTTGTGGCCAGACCCGGCCATCGCTCCGGGGCAGGACGTGCTGTGGGTCGGCGAGGGAGGTCCGAACCCGCCGGACGACCTGGTCTCCCGCTTCACCTCGGTGGAGGGCCCCGTGGAGCTCGGCGGCGACTTCCGCGAGCGCAGGCTGCACACGTACCTGGTGTGGTGGCTCCGCGGTCTGAAGCCCGTGCCGCCTCCCCAACAGTGA
- a CDS encoding carboxymuconolactone decarboxylase family protein — MKSRMSNPAMVVPDAMKALMNLGAVTKNGAVPAKTLALVHLRASQLNGCSFCVDMHPRHAKKEGETDERLLAVGAWRDTPYFNDAERAALALTEAITRLSDRSDPVPDDIWNEAARHYDERALGTLVLSISLVNLWNRLNVATRQVVDPNNRWGG; from the coding sequence ATGAAGTCACGGATGAGCAACCCGGCGATGGTGGTTCCCGACGCGATGAAGGCCCTGATGAACCTGGGCGCCGTCACCAAGAACGGCGCGGTACCCGCGAAGACGCTGGCCCTGGTCCACCTGCGCGCCAGCCAGCTCAACGGCTGCAGCTTCTGCGTGGACATGCACCCCCGCCACGCGAAGAAGGAGGGAGAGACGGACGAGCGGCTCCTCGCGGTGGGGGCCTGGCGCGACACGCCCTACTTCAATGACGCCGAGCGCGCCGCGCTGGCGCTCACCGAGGCCATCACCCGGCTCAGCGACCGCTCCGACCCCGTCCCCGACGACATCTGGAACGAGGCGGCGCGGCACTACGACGAGCGCGCGCTCGGGACGCTGGTCCTGTCCATCAGCCTGGTCAACCTCTGGAACCGCCTCAACGTCGCCACCCGGCAGGTGGTGGACCCCAACAACCGCTGGGGCGGGTGA
- a CDS encoding citrate synthase, whose translation MGTTEAALQAGLDGVVVAETRLSDVDGERGRLVIAGSDVEALAGAVSFEEVCARLWAPYAQQPLPSSLQAALGEARVRAFGLLEGLGNALSAEDGMDALRAAMAHVPSQPGNEQETFLLLTGAAAVFTGAWARRRRGLAPVRPDSRLPHAADLLRMVTGEHQPERAAGLDAYLVTVSDHGLNASTFTARVITSTGSDAVSATVGALGALKGPLHGGAPGPVLDMLDAISRPENAASWLEGELKAGRRIMGMGHRIYRVRDPRAAVLERAIERLERGGLRTDRLALARAVERAAEELLRQRYPDRPLRANVEFYTAVLLDTVGLDRTLFSTAFACGRVAGWLGHVAEQRATGKLIRPASRYVGTMPKE comes from the coding sequence ATGGGCACGACAGAGGCAGCACTGCAGGCGGGGCTTGATGGGGTCGTGGTCGCGGAGACCCGGCTGAGCGACGTGGACGGCGAGCGTGGACGGCTGGTCATCGCCGGAAGTGATGTGGAGGCGCTCGCGGGCGCCGTCTCCTTCGAGGAGGTGTGCGCGAGGCTGTGGGCGCCGTACGCCCAGCAGCCGCTGCCCTCCTCGCTCCAGGCCGCCCTCGGGGAGGCTCGCGTGCGGGCCTTCGGGCTGCTGGAGGGGCTGGGCAATGCCCTCTCGGCCGAGGATGGGATGGACGCGCTCCGGGCCGCGATGGCCCATGTCCCCAGCCAGCCGGGCAACGAGCAGGAGACGTTCCTCCTGCTGACAGGCGCCGCCGCGGTGTTCACGGGCGCGTGGGCCCGGCGCAGGCGCGGGCTGGCGCCCGTGCGGCCGGATTCCAGGCTGCCCCATGCCGCGGACCTGCTGCGCATGGTCACCGGAGAGCACCAGCCCGAGCGCGCCGCCGGGCTCGACGCGTACCTGGTCACCGTCTCCGACCATGGCCTGAATGCCTCCACGTTCACCGCGCGAGTCATCACCTCGACCGGCTCGGATGCGGTGTCCGCCACGGTGGGCGCCCTCGGCGCGCTCAAGGGCCCGCTCCATGGTGGGGCGCCGGGTCCCGTGCTGGACATGCTCGATGCCATCTCCCGACCGGAGAACGCGGCTTCGTGGCTGGAAGGAGAGCTGAAGGCCGGCCGCCGCATCATGGGCATGGGCCACCGCATCTACCGCGTGCGAGATCCTCGCGCGGCCGTGCTGGAGCGCGCCATCGAGCGACTGGAGCGCGGCGGGCTGCGGACCGACCGGCTCGCGCTGGCCCGGGCGGTGGAGCGCGCCGCCGAGGAGCTGCTCCGCCAGCGCTACCCGGATCGCCCGCTGCGCGCCAACGTGGAGTTCTACACGGCCGTGCTGCTCGACACGGTGGGACTCGACCGGACGCTGTTCTCCACGGCCTTCGCCTGTGGCCGCGTCGCGGGCTGGCTCGGGCACGTCGCCGAGCAGCGGGCCACCGGCAAGCTCATCCGCCCCGCCTCCCGCTACGTGGGCACGATGCCGAAGGAGTAG